The proteins below are encoded in one region of Flavobacterium nackdongense:
- the lpxK gene encoding tetraacyldisaccharide 4'-kinase, whose product MNLVRKILFPFAILYGFITSIRNFLFDKGILKSYSFDVPVIAVGNLSVGGTGKTPQIEYLIRLLSPKYKIATLSRGYKRQSKGFILADSSSNAKILGDEPFQYYSKFKNIQVAVDADRKNGIEQLLSPSARPDIILLDDAFQHRKVRAGFYILLTSYGDLYSDDFMLPTGNLRESRSGAKRANVVIVTKCPANLSLEEQNKIEAKLQLDSNQQLYFSYIDYDDSVYSEDKSIKVSEIKNVDKLLLAGIAKPEPFFKYLENTNDEKLVFPDHHHFTENDLLAIRNKAQNKIIITTEKDYVRLKGKLLNKQLYYLPIRSSFISASENFDKRIINFIESMPIKPQN is encoded by the coding sequence ATGAATTTAGTTCGAAAAATACTCTTTCCTTTTGCCATTTTATATGGATTCATTACCAGTATTCGGAATTTTCTTTTCGACAAAGGCATTCTTAAATCCTATTCTTTTGATGTTCCCGTAATTGCCGTTGGAAATCTCAGCGTTGGTGGCACTGGAAAAACCCCTCAAATCGAATATTTAATTCGATTGCTTTCGCCAAAATACAAAATAGCCACATTAAGTCGCGGCTATAAAAGGCAGTCCAAAGGCTTCATTTTGGCTGACTCCAGTTCGAATGCTAAAATCCTTGGCGACGAACCTTTTCAGTATTATTCAAAATTCAAAAATATTCAGGTAGCAGTTGATGCAGATAGAAAAAACGGTATTGAACAATTGCTTTCTCCATCAGCTAGACCCGATATTATCTTGCTAGACGATGCTTTTCAGCACCGTAAAGTGAGAGCTGGTTTTTATATTTTGTTGACTTCTTATGGAGATTTGTATTCGGACGATTTTATGTTACCAACAGGAAATTTGCGAGAAAGTAGGAGCGGAGCAAAAAGAGCTAATGTGGTTATTGTTACTAAATGTCCTGCGAATCTTTCGCTTGAAGAACAAAATAAAATTGAAGCTAAATTGCAATTGGATTCCAATCAACAGTTATATTTTTCCTATATCGATTATGACGATTCCGTTTATTCAGAAGATAAATCGATAAAAGTGAGCGAAATCAAGAATGTGGATAAATTACTTTTGGCTGGAATTGCAAAACCAGAACCATTTTTCAAATATTTAGAGAATACAAATGATGAGAAATTAGTTTTTCCTGATCATCATCATTTTACCGAAAATGATTTGTTGGCAATTAGAAACAAAGCACAAAACAAGATTATTATTACTACCGAAAAAGATTATGTACGGTTGAAAGGCAAATTATTGAATAAACAATTGTATTATTTGCCTATTAGAAGTTCCTTTATTTCAGCAAGTGAAAATTTCGATAAGCGTATTATAAATTTTATCGAATCAATGCCAATTAAACCTCAAAATTAA
- a CDS encoding DUF4160 domain-containing protein has protein sequence MPEICRFYGIIIQMFFNDHNPPHFHVVYGDFRAVININDEIVEGFMPKRALKLVFEWMDLHKQELLENWKLAQNGELPNKIEPLK, from the coding sequence ATGCCTGAAATTTGCAGATTTTATGGAATAATTATTCAGATGTTTTTTAATGATCATAATCCACCACATTTTCACGTAGTTTATGGTGATTTTAGAGCCGTAATAAATATAAATGATGAAATCGTCGAAGGATTTATGCCGAAAAGAGCATTAAAGTTAGTGTTTGAATGGATGGATTTGCACAAACAGGAATTATTAGAAAATTGGAAATTGGCTCAAAATGGTGAGTTGCCTAATAAAATTGAGCCTTTAAAATAA
- a CDS encoding zinc ribbon domain-containing protein, translating to MATTKELNVEDKLRAIYDLQLIDSRIDEIRNVRGELPLEVEDLEDEVAGLSTRSEKLKKDLETIEDLIKVKKNSIDEHKEAIKRYTKQQETVRNNREFNSLTKEVEFQELEIQLAEKQIKEMKASIEHKKEIIAQSKERLELKSNHLKHKKSELEDIMSETEKEETFLSDKSSEYRASIEPRLLAAYDRIRFSVRNGLAVVSIERGASAGSFFTIPPQTQVEIAARKKIITDEHSGRILVDSVLAQEEKEKMEQLFAKF from the coding sequence ATGGCGACTACAAAAGAATTGAATGTTGAAGACAAATTAAGAGCAATTTACGATTTACAATTGATTGACTCTCGAATTGACGAAATTAGAAACGTGAGAGGTGAATTGCCTCTTGAAGTAGAAGATTTAGAAGATGAAGTTGCAGGATTAAGCACACGTTCAGAGAAATTGAAAAAAGATCTTGAAACTATTGAAGACCTTATCAAGGTAAAGAAAAACTCCATTGATGAGCACAAAGAAGCCATCAAAAGATATACAAAACAACAAGAAACGGTTCGTAACAATAGAGAATTCAACTCTTTGACAAAAGAAGTAGAATTTCAAGAATTAGAAATTCAATTGGCCGAGAAGCAAATCAAAGAAATGAAAGCTTCAATCGAACACAAAAAAGAAATCATCGCACAATCGAAAGAGCGTTTAGAGCTCAAATCGAACCATTTGAAACATAAAAAATCGGAATTGGAAGATATTATGTCTGAAACAGAGAAAGAAGAAACTTTCTTGTCTGACAAATCATCCGAATATAGAGCTTCTATTGAACCAAGACTTTTGGCTGCTTACGACCGCATCCGTTTCAGTGTTCGCAATGGATTGGCAGTTGTTTCTATCGAAAGAGGTGCATCTGCAGGATCATTTTTCACCATTCCACCGCAAACTCAAGTGGAGATTGCTGCAAGAAAAAAAATCATCACCGACGAGCACTCAGGAAGAATATTGGTTGACAGTGTTTTGGCACAAGAAGAGAAAGAAAAAATGGAGCAACTTTTTGCTAAATTCTAA
- the xrtK gene encoding exosortase K, producing the protein MITIKNTFYYLVAIVIFILLKFGYTIANTNDLFFLLNPTDKLVGLLTSSKSVYFADKGFYYQNFNVIIEKSCSGFNFLLLCFSMICILALKYIRNSLYKALIIPVALVSAYLMTIFVNVFRIFASIVLQHQTNQLLPQNSQLVVHETIGIITNLSFLLLGYYLLERFFKNNTNYEKRT; encoded by the coding sequence ATGATAACAATTAAAAACACATTTTATTATCTGGTCGCAATAGTGATTTTTATCTTATTGAAATTTGGTTATACAATTGCCAACACTAATGATTTATTTTTTTTACTTAATCCAACCGACAAATTGGTTGGATTATTGACAAGTTCGAAATCGGTTTATTTTGCTGATAAAGGGTTTTATTATCAGAACTTTAATGTTATCATCGAAAAATCGTGTTCGGGTTTCAATTTTTTGCTTTTATGCTTCTCTATGATTTGTATTTTGGCTTTAAAGTATATTAGGAATTCTTTATATAAAGCCTTAATAATTCCGGTAGCATTGGTGTCAGCTTACCTAATGACAATTTTTGTGAATGTGTTCAGAATATTTGCTTCCATTGTTTTGCAGCATCAAACAAATCAATTGTTGCCCCAAAACTCTCAATTAGTAGTTCACGAAACTATTGGAATCATAACCAATTTATCCTTTTTACTTCTAGGTTATTACCTATTAGAACGATTTTTTAAAAACAACACTAACTATGAAAAACGTACTTAA
- a CDS encoding alpha/beta hydrolase: MKKTFYFLLTKSIGGYINFLGLVAPKKATQMAHGYFSQPRKGKLSLDALPKTLQAAESETIIHNYDIIQTYIWKGNDTVVLLIHGWESNSSRWKKMLPHLKKSGCTIVAIDGPAQGLSSGKELTIIKYAEFIDIVSKKYQPHYLIGHSMGGKTSLYYQYKYQNPTIKKIVTLGAPSDFKIILKNFTSLLSLNNKVKKSLEKKYTEFLNTHLDQISSQEFASKIAVKGLIVHDIEDKIVLFEEGKKIAKSWKDVEFIETKGLGHKLHDDDLYKKVYEFLFERE; encoded by the coding sequence ATGAAAAAAACATTCTACTTTTTGCTAACTAAATCCATTGGGGGCTATATCAACTTCTTGGGGCTGGTTGCACCTAAAAAAGCAACGCAAATGGCTCACGGTTATTTCAGTCAACCACGGAAAGGAAAATTGAGCCTTGATGCTCTACCAAAAACATTGCAGGCTGCAGAATCGGAAACGATAATTCATAATTATGACATCATCCAAACCTACATTTGGAAAGGCAATGACACCGTCGTGTTACTTATTCACGGTTGGGAAAGCAATTCCTCAAGATGGAAAAAAATGTTACCGCATTTGAAAAAATCAGGTTGTACAATAGTAGCCATCGACGGACCTGCTCAAGGCTTATCTAGCGGAAAAGAATTAACCATCATAAAGTACGCAGAATTTATTGATATAGTTTCCAAAAAATACCAACCACATTATCTCATTGGTCATTCAATGGGTGGAAAAACGAGTTTGTATTACCAGTATAAATATCAAAATCCAACCATTAAAAAAATAGTAACTCTTGGCGCACCGAGTGACTTTAAAATTATATTGAAGAATTTTACCTCCTTACTTAGCCTAAATAACAAGGTTAAAAAGTCGTTAGAAAAAAAATATACTGAATTTTTGAATACCCATTTGGATCAAATTTCTTCTCAAGAATTTGCTTCAAAAATTGCTGTCAAAGGACTAATTGTTCACGATATAGAAGACAAAATTGTTCTATTTGAAGAAGGAAAAAAAATAGCAAAATCTTGGAAAGATGTCGAATTTATCGAAACCAAAGGGCTGGGACACAAACTGCACGATGATGATTTGTATAAAAAAGTGTATGAATTTTTGTTTGAAAGGGAATAG
- a CDS encoding DUF2442 domain-containing protein: MSLVWITKANYLRDYQIEIEFNNNKKGIVDFKGHLDKKIFQPLKELDTFRRFKLNSWTLEWENGADFSPEFLLENLS, encoded by the coding sequence ATGAGTTTAGTTTGGATTACTAAAGCAAATTATTTGAGGGATTATCAAATTGAGATTGAATTTAACAATAATAAAAAAGGCATTGTTGATTTCAAAGGGCATCTTGATAAAAAGATTTTTCAACCTTTGAAAGAGTTAGATACATTTCGAAGATTTAAACTTAATTCTTGGACATTAGAATGGGAAAACGGTGCTGACTTTTCTCCAGAATTTCTTTTAGAAAACTTAAGTTAA
- a CDS encoding winged helix-turn-helix domain-containing protein, with the protein MGIIDKLNKDFESRVRLGIMSILMVNDWVDFTEMKTLLNITDGNLASHSAALEKAAYIEIKKEFVGKKPKTSYRVTNLGRASFISHLNSLEKLFKTK; encoded by the coding sequence ATGGGAATCATTGATAAATTAAATAAAGATTTCGAAAGTCGTGTCCGATTAGGTATTATGTCTATTCTGATGGTCAATGATTGGGTGGATTTCACCGAAATGAAAACGCTGTTGAATATCACCGATGGCAATTTGGCAAGTCATTCCGCGGCGCTAGAAAAAGCCGCATATATCGAAATTAAAAAAGAATTTGTGGGCAAAAAACCGAAAACCTCCTATCGAGTGACCAATTTGGGTAGGGCTTCTTTTATATCCCATTTGAACAGTCTGGAAAAATTATTCAAAACTAAATAA
- a CDS encoding DUF4153 domain-containing protein produces MKKHQLILVSSLIFTLLFYNESVGVNLAIFGLVLTGIICYCFQDRFTSRSHLVLVITSILSCIAFAWYGDFVSFLALALSVIFLQFKTQESNLKIIQVFPIAFLNGITSLGRMLMFTQWLPKREIKNDFAKKLIAYFIIPTVFVGLFFIIYAFGSDHFSALFTDYYLDVNFFQLILIALLGFYLSFTFWNYWIPEAFSDYNSMMDNDFKDKQSIRNQRTFSFLDIDFERKSGEITLVLLNALILAFIVTYNYEQFFEVVEKSKLSAATHERVNAVIFSIIMAVGVILFYFKGGFNFDEKAKNLKRSSKIWIFLNGILILSTIIKNSEYVSFFGLTYKRLGVYAFLTLAIIGLVFTFLKITKQKTNAYLFNQMVWYCYGTILLCSYVNWGNLVTNYNISVNKGVEPTFLSDLNFNDEARRDYFKLKNLDGQYPEVSREEIISERQNDSFLSKALYYELLSKKK; encoded by the coding sequence ATGAAAAAACATCAGTTAATTTTAGTGAGCAGTTTGATTTTTACACTGCTTTTTTACAACGAGTCAGTAGGAGTGAATCTGGCTATTTTCGGATTGGTTCTTACCGGAATCATCTGTTATTGTTTTCAGGATCGATTTACGAGTCGATCCCATTTAGTTTTAGTGATCACATCCATATTGTCTTGTATTGCTTTTGCTTGGTACGGTGATTTTGTATCGTTTTTAGCGTTGGCACTATCTGTTATTTTTTTGCAATTCAAAACGCAAGAATCGAATTTGAAAATTATTCAAGTTTTTCCGATTGCTTTTTTAAACGGAATTACGTCTTTAGGACGAATGTTGATGTTTACTCAATGGCTGCCCAAACGAGAAATTAAGAATGATTTTGCTAAAAAACTAATTGCTTATTTCATTATTCCAACTGTTTTTGTCGGCTTGTTTTTTATCATATATGCTTTTGGAAGTGACCATTTTTCGGCTCTGTTTACGGATTATTATTTGGATGTGAATTTTTTTCAACTCATTCTAATTGCATTGTTGGGGTTTTATCTTTCCTTCACTTTTTGGAATTATTGGATTCCTGAAGCTTTTTCGGATTATAATTCGATGATGGATAATGATTTTAAAGACAAACAATCGATTCGAAATCAACGAACTTTTTCGTTTCTAGATATTGATTTTGAAAGGAAAAGTGGAGAAATCACATTAGTGTTACTGAATGCTTTGATTTTAGCTTTTATTGTGACCTATAATTACGAACAATTTTTTGAAGTAGTCGAAAAATCAAAGTTGAGTGCAGCCACTCACGAGAGAGTAAACGCTGTGATTTTCTCGATTATTATGGCTGTTGGTGTGATTCTGTTCTATTTTAAAGGAGGTTTTAATTTTGATGAAAAAGCCAAAAACTTGAAACGATCGTCTAAAATTTGGATTTTCTTAAATGGAATTTTAATCCTTAGTACCATTATCAAAAACTCTGAATATGTATCTTTCTTTGGGTTAACTTACAAAAGATTAGGTGTTTATGCGTTTCTGACTTTGGCGATTATTGGTTTAGTTTTCACCTTTTTGAAAATTACAAAGCAAAAAACCAACGCTTATCTTTTTAACCAAATGGTTTGGTATTGTTACGGAACGATTCTTTTGTGCAGTTATGTCAATTGGGGAAATCTTGTTACAAATTACAATATTTCAGTCAACAAAGGAGTAGAGCCTACGTTTTTGAGCGATTTAAATTTTAATGATGAAGCACGGAGAGATTATTTTAAATTGAAGAATTTAGATGGACAATATCCAGAGGTTTCAAGGGAAGAAATAATATCTGAACGTCAAAATGATAGTTTTCTGTCCAAGGCTTTGTATTATGAATTGCTAAGCAAAAAAAAGTAA
- a CDS encoding Nif3-like dinuclear metal center hexameric protein — translation MKIKEINSVLEEMAPLAYAEDFDNVGLLVGNKDSEATGVLVCHDALESVIDEAIAKNCNLVVCFHPILFSGLKKITGKNYVERSLIKAIKNDIAIYAVHTALDNHQEGVNKIFCDALGLTNTKILIPKSNFIRKLVTYTIPENADKLRNALFDVGAGNIGNYENCSFNSKGIGTYMGNEHSNPEFGERFEFMESDEIKIELTFEKHLENKILKALFKNHVYEEVAYEIYELQNKNQNIGLGMIGELQDPMEENDFLHFVKDKMQANGIRHSAFLGKPIKKVAVLGGSGSFAIKNAIQAGADAFLTADLKYHQFYEAENQLILADIGHFESERYTKNYIVDFLRKKILNFAIVLSEENTNPVKYL, via the coding sequence ATGAAAATCAAAGAAATAAATTCTGTACTCGAAGAAATGGCGCCACTTGCCTATGCCGAAGATTTTGATAATGTAGGCTTATTGGTTGGAAATAAAGACTCGGAAGCCACAGGAGTTTTGGTTTGCCACGATGCTTTAGAAAGTGTGATTGACGAAGCTATTGCCAAAAACTGCAATTTGGTAGTTTGTTTTCATCCCATTCTATTTTCAGGTTTGAAAAAAATTACTGGCAAGAATTATGTAGAACGTTCCCTCATCAAAGCTATTAAAAACGACATCGCTATTTACGCCGTTCACACCGCTTTGGACAATCATCAAGAAGGAGTGAACAAAATATTTTGTGATGCTTTGGGTTTAACCAACACAAAAATCCTTATTCCGAAGTCGAATTTTATTCGAAAATTAGTGACATACACCATTCCAGAAAATGCCGACAAACTCCGAAACGCCTTGTTTGACGTTGGTGCAGGAAACATTGGCAACTACGAAAATTGTAGTTTCAATTCGAAAGGCATTGGCACTTATATGGGTAATGAGCACAGCAATCCCGAATTTGGAGAACGTTTTGAATTTATGGAAAGTGATGAAATTAAAATCGAACTGACTTTCGAAAAACATTTGGAAAACAAAATTCTGAAAGCCCTATTCAAAAATCACGTTTACGAAGAAGTAGCGTATGAAATTTATGAATTGCAGAACAAAAATCAAAATATTGGCTTGGGAATGATTGGAGAATTGCAAGATCCAATGGAGGAAAATGATTTTCTACACTTTGTAAAAGACAAAATGCAAGCAAATGGCATTCGACATAGTGCGTTTTTAGGCAAACCTATAAAAAAAGTGGCCGTCTTGGGAGGTTCTGGAAGTTTTGCCATTAAAAATGCTATTCAGGCGGGAGCCGATGCTTTTTTGACCGCCGATTTGAAATATCACCAATTTTATGAAGCCGAAAATCAATTAATTTTGGCCGATATTGGTCATTTTGAGAGCGAACGCTATACAAAAAATTATATTGTTGATTTTCTTCGGAAAAAAATCCTTAATTTTGCAATCGTTTTATCAGAAGAAAATACAAATCCAGTTAAGTACTTATAG
- a CDS encoding MSEP-CTERM sorting domain-containing protein: MKNVLNPKWIFIINTLPIVVLFFLFAGEFNIIKSLLNEENLYLWKTFGLTLGILELLNFGYALYLTIKKQSVSVWYGVAALLLYIPFLYLYGYHIDEIFPSSIPQWMMSGNIIVYVGTFLMPTLAYSLFVLVYHFTSDAKEHQSWKNFLIAFIIPVAGYLFSQIILPLWRLNSGIFGIHSLLILIIVGTLAFLFFIVRAVYVLAIKKATVLQQYQFAWKIPITIVLPLIGLAVNNGLLFNKFETTDSGIFGNFTNYWFYILAFFNGVFLCLPNLENKMYRVFLFLGRSLTFAYTFYFFLVFLPFLPISVVAIIAIGSGFLMLTPLLLFVLHINELSKDFSFLKSCFSKRAIWATFFLGFLVLPLLISISYLKDKIVLDEALNYLYSPNFSKSYAIDKGSLQITLNTIKKQKERNGDFIFGTQTPYLSAYFNWLVLNNLTVSDAKINTIENVFFGTTSFQINRDRIQNESVKITNIASKSTFDKKQNAWKSWIDLEITNTSENTWFSEYATTIDLPEGAWISDYYLFVGKKKEMGILAEKKSAMWVFSNIRNENKDPCILYYQSANKVAFRVFPFAKNEVRRTGIEILHKEPITFKIDNKTVKLVNNEENIIKENNTSDAVIYVSSKQKQSLKKVQRKPYFHFLVDVSKAKRKYSPQFINRIEAALISNPNLAQNAKISFVNSYIKTISLNKDWKQTYKNQIFEGGFYLDRAVRTALFKTYKTQKATYPVLIVVTDSLQKAVLDKDFSDLKCAFPESDFFFDLTQNEELQPHSLVSNPVEQIKDSAKLAFNQSVLEYKTGNQTFYLPNNNQASIVLKKDIFKLDTNEIKPKNWQSGLMMQGKWYSQSLHPEISDNEWLNLVKYSFISKVMTPVTSYLVVENEAQKAILKKKQEQVLANNKALDLGEEVQRMSEPNLLILISLLGIVLWYSTRVKFRMLK; the protein is encoded by the coding sequence ATGAAAAACGTACTTAATCCCAAATGGATTTTTATCATCAACACATTGCCAATTGTTGTGTTATTTTTCCTTTTTGCTGGAGAATTCAATATTATAAAGAGTTTATTAAATGAAGAAAATTTATATTTATGGAAAACTTTTGGCTTGACTTTAGGTATTTTAGAACTCCTAAATTTTGGATACGCTTTGTATCTAACCATTAAAAAACAAAGTGTCTCCGTTTGGTATGGGGTAGCGGCTTTGTTGCTTTATATACCATTCCTTTATTTATATGGTTATCATATTGATGAAATATTTCCTAGTAGTATTCCGCAATGGATGATGTCTGGAAACATAATAGTGTATGTTGGTACATTTTTGATGCCAACACTTGCGTATTCATTATTTGTATTGGTTTATCATTTTACTTCTGACGCTAAAGAACATCAATCGTGGAAGAATTTTTTGATTGCGTTTATTATTCCTGTAGCAGGGTATTTATTTTCTCAAATTATTTTGCCACTTTGGAGACTAAATAGTGGTATTTTTGGAATTCACAGTTTACTAATTCTTATTATAGTTGGTACTCTGGCTTTTCTGTTTTTTATTGTTCGAGCTGTTTATGTACTTGCAATCAAAAAAGCCACCGTTTTGCAGCAATACCAATTTGCGTGGAAAATACCCATTACAATTGTACTTCCATTAATAGGTTTAGCTGTAAATAACGGATTGCTATTCAATAAGTTTGAAACAACTGACTCGGGAATTTTTGGAAACTTTACTAATTATTGGTTTTATATCTTAGCGTTTTTCAATGGTGTTTTTCTTTGTTTGCCAAACCTTGAAAATAAAATGTATAGAGTATTTCTTTTCCTTGGAAGAAGTCTAACATTTGCCTATACCTTCTATTTTTTTCTTGTTTTTCTTCCTTTTTTGCCTATTTCTGTAGTTGCAATAATTGCCATTGGTTCAGGCTTTTTAATGTTAACGCCACTGCTACTTTTTGTGCTACATATCAATGAACTCTCTAAAGATTTTAGTTTTCTGAAAAGTTGTTTTTCTAAAAGAGCTATTTGGGCAACATTTTTTTTGGGTTTTTTAGTACTTCCACTTTTGATAAGTATTTCTTATCTCAAGGATAAAATTGTTTTAGACGAAGCACTAAATTATTTGTATAGCCCCAACTTTTCAAAATCATATGCTATTGATAAAGGCTCTTTGCAAATAACACTCAACACGATCAAAAAACAAAAAGAACGAAACGGAGATTTTATTTTTGGTACTCAAACTCCATATTTGTCGGCCTATTTCAATTGGTTAGTTTTAAATAATCTAACGGTTTCGGATGCAAAAATTAACACTATTGAAAATGTTTTTTTTGGAACAACTTCATTTCAAATAAATCGGGATAGGATTCAAAATGAGAGCGTAAAGATTACAAATATTGCATCGAAGAGTACTTTTGACAAAAAACAGAATGCTTGGAAAAGCTGGATTGATTTAGAAATCACCAATACTAGCGAAAACACTTGGTTTTCAGAATATGCAACAACCATTGATTTGCCTGAAGGCGCTTGGATAAGCGATTACTATTTGTTTGTTGGAAAGAAAAAAGAAATGGGGATTTTGGCAGAGAAAAAATCAGCAATGTGGGTTTTCTCCAATATCAGAAACGAAAACAAAGATCCATGTATTTTATATTATCAATCGGCTAATAAAGTCGCCTTTAGAGTTTTTCCGTTTGCAAAAAATGAAGTTAGAAGAACAGGAATCGAAATTTTACATAAAGAACCGATAACTTTTAAAATTGATAATAAAACTGTAAAACTCGTAAACAATGAAGAAAATATTATTAAAGAGAACAATACAAGCGATGCCGTAATTTATGTGTCATCCAAACAAAAACAGTCATTAAAAAAGGTTCAACGTAAGCCTTATTTTCATTTTTTAGTTGATGTTTCTAAAGCTAAAAGAAAATATTCACCACAATTTATTAATAGAATTGAAGCAGCTTTAATAAGCAATCCGAATTTAGCTCAAAATGCAAAAATATCTTTTGTAAACAGTTATATAAAAACGATTTCATTAAATAAGGATTGGAAGCAAACCTATAAAAATCAAATTTTTGAAGGAGGCTTCTACTTAGACAGAGCAGTAAGAACGGCATTATTCAAAACCTATAAAACACAAAAAGCGACATATCCTGTTTTGATTGTGGTTACAGATAGCCTACAAAAAGCTGTTTTAGACAAAGATTTTTCAGACTTGAAATGTGCGTTTCCAGAGAGCGATTTCTTTTTTGATCTTACCCAAAATGAAGAACTTCAACCACATTCTTTGGTGTCAAATCCAGTTGAGCAAATAAAGGATAGTGCTAAATTAGCTTTTAATCAAAGTGTTTTGGAATATAAAACGGGTAACCAGACTTTTTATTTACCCAATAATAATCAGGCAAGTATTGTTTTAAAAAAGGATATTTTTAAATTGGATACCAATGAAATCAAACCCAAAAATTGGCAATCAGGATTGATGATGCAAGGAAAATGGTATTCTCAATCCTTACATCCTGAAATTTCAGATAACGAATGGCTAAATTTGGTAAAGTATAGTTTTATTTCAAAAGTAATGACGCCCGTTACTTCTTATTTGGTGGTCGAAAACGAAGCTCAAAAAGCAATTTTAAAAAAGAAACAAGAACAAGTTTTAGCGAACAACAAAGCATTAGACCTTGGGGAAGAAGTGCAACGAATGAGTGAACCAAACCTTTTGATTCTTATTTCATTACTTGGAATCGTCCTATGGTATAGTACAAGAGTAAAATTTAGGATGCTAAAATAA
- the rluF gene encoding 23S rRNA pseudouridine(2604) synthase RluF, which translates to MEENLKRLNKFIGETGYCSRREADKIIEEGRVTINGVVPELGTKVGPDDEVRIDGKLIREKREKPIYLAFNKPVGIECTTNLEVRNNIVDYINYPTRIFPIGRLDKASEGLIFMTNDGDIVNKILRARNNHEKEYTVTVNKLITDRFIEKMSNGVPILDTVTRKCKVEKISSTTFKIILTQGLNRQIRRMCEYLGYEVTALKRIRIINISLDVPVGRFRDLTDAEIKELNQLIEPSSKTEEASLPKTEAPKRRTEFIKRNDPRFKKRGDY; encoded by the coding sequence ATGGAAGAAAATCTAAAACGCCTCAATAAATTCATAGGAGAAACGGGCTATTGTTCGCGTCGTGAAGCCGATAAAATCATCGAAGAAGGTCGTGTCACCATTAATGGCGTTGTTCCCGAATTGGGAACCAAAGTTGGTCCGGACGACGAGGTGCGTATTGACGGCAAATTAATTCGGGAAAAAAGAGAGAAACCCATCTATTTGGCTTTCAACAAACCTGTAGGCATTGAATGTACCACCAACTTGGAGGTTCGTAATAATATTGTAGATTACATCAATTATCCCACACGGATTTTCCCTATTGGACGATTGGATAAAGCCAGTGAAGGTTTGATTTTTATGACCAATGATGGCGATATTGTTAACAAAATTCTTCGTGCCAGAAACAATCACGAAAAAGAATACACCGTAACCGTCAACAAACTGATAACAGACCGTTTTATCGAAAAAATGAGTAATGGCGTACCGATTTTAGACACTGTTACCCGAAAATGTAAAGTAGAAAAAATCAGTTCTACTACTTTTAAAATCATATTAACACAAGGTTTAAACCGCCAAATTCGTAGAATGTGCGAATATCTGGGTTATGAAGTTACGGCTTTGAAACGCATTAGAATTATCAACATTTCGCTTGATGTTCCTGTGGGAAGATTTCGAGATTTAACCGATGCCGAAATCAAGGAACTCAACCAACTGATTGAACCTTCCAGCAAAACCGAAGAAGCAAGCTTACCTAAAACGGAAGCTCCAAAACGCAGAACAGAATTCATCAAAAGAAATGATCCGAGGTTTAAGAAAAGAGGGGATTATTGA